The following are encoded in a window of Fulvia fulva chromosome 7, complete sequence genomic DNA:
- a CDS encoding Ubiquitin-conjugating enzyme E2: MQHPQLKSERDCLEKDLLESEKSGSMKGITLKPVPRTRLRQWTATVEITEADYPESAYQGGSFNFTIVIKDEKLTYSFKALEITCNTKLYSPHINAQTGKVISKLDDQYWSPALDLRAMMSAFVESMMQPVPAYAAGEEIGREYKNERIEFTKKAKEWTRLYAME; this comes from the coding sequence ATGCAGCACCCACAACTCAAAAGCGAGCGAGACTGCCTGGAGAAAGACTTGCTTGAGTCCGAGAAGTCCGGGTCAATGAAAGGCATCACTCTCAAACCAGTCCCCAGAACGAGGCTTCGCCAATGGACCGCAACGGTCGAGATCACTGAAGCTGACTACCCCGAGTCAGCCTATCAGGGCGGCAGCTTCAACTTCACTATTGTCATCAAGGACGAAAAGCTCACCTACTCATTCAAAGCACTCGAGATCACCTGCAACACCAAGCTCTACAGCCCACATATTAATGCTCAGACTGGCAAGGTGATCTCGAAACTCGATGATCAGTATTGGAGCCCGGCGCTCGATCTGCGTGCGATGATGTCCGCGTTTGTGGAATCAATGATGCAGCCGGTCCCAGCGTATGCGGCGGGTGAAGAGATAGGAAGAGAGTACAAGAATGAAAGGATCGAGTTCACGAAGAAAGCGAAGGAGTGGACTAGACTCTATGCAATGGAGTAA